From Simonsiella muelleri ATCC 29453:
TATTCAAAATCAATGATTACAAATTAAATTATTGAATTTAAATTATTTAATTTGATTAAAATTTAAGCAAAAATAGCTTGGTAACTCACGCGAAAGCAAATTTCAACCATACAAAGTGGCTGTCCACATGGTTATCCACAGATTTTGTGGGTAAGTTTATCAGCACTGAAACCTTAGAACCTATATTCATGGCCAACGTGAAATGATTTTTGTCCTAGTTGGTATGAATGTAAGGCAAATTTTATGCTAATAGCGTTCCTATTAGCGTGAAATTCAACGCTGCAGGCGTGCTAAATGAGGCAGCTTGGCGGTGTAAATACGGTTTTCTTACATCACGTCTAAAACATCAATCCCAAGCAAATCTAAACCCATTTTTAACGTTTCGCCTGTTAATTGTGCCAATTTCAAACGCGAATCGCGTACATCGCCCTCTGCTTTCAAAATCGGGCAGGCTTCGTAAAAACGGCTAAACAACGTCGCCAATTGATATAAATAATTCGCCAAATAGTGTGGAAACGAAGTTTCTGCAACGCTTTGTAACACGTCTTCAAATTTTAATAACTCTACCGCAAGTTGCTGTTCTAAAGGCTGTTCCAATTTTAAGGCTGCCTGAACATTCCAATCGCCCACTTTTTTGAATACGCTTTGTACGCGTGTGTAAGCGTATTGCAAATATGGCGCAGTATTGCCTTCAAATGACAGCATATTGTCCCAATCAAACACATAATCACTGGTGCGATTTTTGCTTAAATCCGCGTATTTCACCGCGCCAATGCCCACCGTTTCGCCAATTTTTACCGCGTCCAAATCACTTAATTTGGGATTTTTATCTCTCACCAATTTCGTGGCACGTTCCACAGCTTCATCAAGCAAATCAACTAGTTTTACCGTATCACCCGAACGGGTTTTAAATGGTTTGCCGTCTTTGCTCATCATCGTGCCAAAACCAATAAATTCAGCGGATACGTTTTCAGGCAGCCAACCAGCTTTACGCGATGCAGTGAACAATTGTTTAAAATGCAAATCTTGGCGCGTATCAACCACGTACAGCAAACGCGTACCGCCCAGTTTGCCCACGCGATAACGCATACAGGCAAAATCCGTAGTCGCGTATAAAAAGCCACCACCTTGTTTTTGCACAATAAATGCGGCAGGTTCGCCCTCTTTATTCTTGAATTCATCCAAAAACACCACTTTTGCGCCGTCTGAATCCACCGCCAAGCCTTTGGCTTCCAACTCATTGATAACATTATGCAAATCCGCGTTATATGAAGATTCTCCAGCCACATCAGCGCGTTGCAATTTCAAACCGAGTTTCGCATAGACTTCTTCCGCGTGCTGCAAGGAAATTTCCACAAATTGTCGCCACAATGCCAACACAGCTTCATCACCGCTTTGCAATTTCACAACGTATTCACGCGCCAAATCAGCAAACGCCGCATCTTCATCAAAACGAATTTTCGCATTACGGTAAAACTGCTCCAAGTCCGCCAGTTTAAATTCAGCATTATCCTTTTGTTGCTCAACCAGATATGCCACCAGCATACCAAATTGTGTCCCCCAATCGCCGACATGGTTTTGACGAATGACCTTGTGTCCCAAAAATTCCAACACACGCGAAATACTGTCGCCAATAATAGACGAGCGCAAATGCCCAACGTGCATTTCTTTGGCAAGATTAGGCGACGAATAGTCAATCACAATGGTATTAGGCGTAGCGGTTTTTTCAATATTCAGGCTGCCTGAAAGCTGTTGCGCCAAAAATTCAGGCGATAAACGCAAATTAACAAAGCCCAGACCCGCTACTTCTGCACCAGCAAATGCGCCTTTACCATTGAGTTCATCCGCAATTTTTTGTGCTAATTCGCGTGGATTCTGTCCAACTTTTTTTGCTGCACCCATCACGCCGTTAATCTGAAAATCGCCATGTTTCGCGTCTTTGGGAGATTGCAACACAATCGGGCTGCCTGAAATACCTGCGACAGCAAAGGCTTGTTCAATTTGATTGGATAAAGTTTGTTGTAATTTCATAATATTTTTAATTTAAGTTAAAACTAGATTTTAAGGCAATGCTCATTTTAATATAGTTTGAAAATTACTATATTATAATTGTTTAGAAAAATAAATTATACAAGGTTTTTCAATAAATTTATGGATAAAGAATGCAGATACAACACATAGTAAAATATAAAATAAACTATTTAAATAATTGAATTCCTGATGTGTCCATTGAAATATATTGATAAAAAATGGATGTATTAAATACATTGGATAGGAAATATTACCAAAAAATTGACCTATTCCATTATTAAACCAATGGAAAATAACACCTCTTCTATGTGCCAGAGAAATAATAAATACCATACAAATAAATGGAAATACAAATTCATTCACACGATTGTAACTAATTTTTCTATACAATAAGAAACATAGAACTAATACAATAAGTTGAAACACGGTTGCCCAGTTGTTCGTTGTTCGTTGTTCGTTGTTCGTTGTTCGTTGTTCGTTGTTCGTTGTTCGTTGTTCGTTGTTCAAAAATAGTATACGCTATAACTCCTAGTGAATAATCTAATAAACAACGAATTACACCATAAGTAATAAATGGATAAGCAAGCGCATAGTGAATCCTTAGAAAATCTGATGTATCATTTACTATCTTTAAAAAAGCAAATAGGCTGAATATTATCAAAACTGGTAATAATAATTGACTAGCATATTTCCTTATTACAAATACTAATGGAAATAATAAAACACCTACCCAAAACTCCGCAGAAATAGTGTATGAAATACCTAATGGTTCAAAATATATAAATCGCAAATTATTCATTGGCAACATCTCGCCAATAGATAAAATCCTGATGACATCTAATGAATTTGGCTTAACAAAATTCTCTGCAAAAAAATATTGCGGAATAAGTGTAATAATCACGCAAAATAAATAAACAGGTATCAACCGAAAATACCGACTTTTAATAAATTTATACGTATTAAAATTTTCTTTATTAAAAACAGAGGCAGAAATCACAAATCCACTTAACACTAAAAAGAAATCAACCGCCAATATAAATGACAATGGCATCTTACTTGTTTGCCCATTCCAATGAAAAAAATGACCCAATGCCACAGCGATTGACATAATTCCACGAAAAAAATCTAAACTAATGTTCCTTTTCATTATACAAATTCCTTTTCCAAATTACACAAAAACAAAAAATAGACTTCCAGCGAAACCCCAATTTTTCTAGGTTTTAGAATTTTGCTAAATCCTGTAATTCAGCGTATTTTAAAAAATTGGGATTATTGTTTCGCAGGAAGTCTATTATAATTCACGGCAAAGTTTTGCACTCTTGCCACTGTCCCAATTCCAGTCCCAAATCAAATAGGTTAACACGCCCAATGCCCACACGAATCAAGCGTAAACATGGATAACCTGCTTTTGCCGTCATGCGGCGAACTTGGCGGTTTTTGCCTTCGCGAATTTGGATTTGCAACCAAAAATCAGGAACGGTTTTGCGCTCTCGAATGGGCGGATGACGCGTCCAAATCTGCGCAATTTCATTGGTTTCAAGCAAACGAATTTGGGCAGGTTGTGCAACAAAATCACCCAAATCCAATGGTTGCTGCAAACGCGCCAATTTGTCCGCATCGGGCGAACCCTCCAATTGCGCCCAATAGGTTTTGACGATTTTATTGCGTGGGTCGGTAATTCGGGCTTGCTGTTTGCCGTCATCGGTCAAAAGCAATAAGCCTTCACTGTCGGTGTCCAGTCGCCCTGCTGGGTACACGTTGGGTACGTTCACAAAATCTTTGAGTGTGCGGTATTTTTCGTGTGGACTGAATTGGCAAATCACGCCATAAGGTTTATTCAATGCAATTAACATTTTTCAAGCTGCCTGAATTATTTATCAATGGTTACACCCAATTTTTTCATCAACATTTCAAACGTATCCGCATTATCAAAATTCAAAATGATTTTGCCTCTTTTGCGGTCGCGTGTTTTGATTTCGGCAGCTACGCCAATTTGTTGAATCAGGGCATCGGTTAAACGATTGACATCGGGATCAATGCGTTTAGTGGTTTCTGTTTTTTTGCCTGTCATCAAGCTTTGGCTACGGCGTTCCATTTCGCGCACCGACCAGCCATTTTTCACGGCTTTATGTGCCAAATCAAGTTGTTCTGCCACAGGCAAACTCAACAACGCACGCGCGTGTCCCATTTCCAAATGACGTTTAAACAACAAATCTTGTACAGGCTCGGGTAATTTCAACAATCGTAAACTATTTGAAATCGAACTGCGACTACGCCCAATCGCCTCAGCAACGGTTTCATGAGTCAATTCGAATTCGTCAATCAGCCGTTTGAGACCTTGTGCTTCTTCAATGGGATTGAGATTCTCGCGCTGCATATTTTCAATCAAGCCCATCGCCATGGTACTGCGATCGTCCACATTTTTGATGACCACAGGAATTTCAGTCAAACCAGCCAACTGCGCAGCACGCCAACGGCGTTCACCTGCGATTAATTCATACAATTGTCCACCTTGTTCGCGCACAATCACAGGCTGAATCACGCCTTGCGCCCTGATGGATTCCGCTAAATCGGTTAATGCGGCATCGTCCATTTGCACACGCGCTTGATATTTTCCAGGCGTGATGTCGGCAATCGGCAGCGTGGTTAAACGATCGCCTGATTCTTCATCATAGCTGGCTGGAGAAATCGAAATC
This genomic window contains:
- the argS gene encoding arginine--tRNA ligase, with protein sequence MKLQQTLSNQIEQAFAVAGISGSPIVLQSPKDAKHGDFQINGVMGAAKKVGQNPRELAQKIADELNGKGAFAGAEVAGLGFVNLRLSPEFLAQQLSGSLNIEKTATPNTIVIDYSSPNLAKEMHVGHLRSSIIGDSISRVLEFLGHKVIRQNHVGDWGTQFGMLVAYLVEQQKDNAEFKLADLEQFYRNAKIRFDEDAAFADLAREYVVKLQSGDEAVLALWRQFVEISLQHAEEVYAKLGLKLQRADVAGESSYNADLHNVINELEAKGLAVDSDGAKVVFLDEFKNKEGEPAAFIVQKQGGGFLYATTDFACMRYRVGKLGGTRLLYVVDTRQDLHFKQLFTASRKAGWLPENVSAEFIGFGTMMSKDGKPFKTRSGDTVKLVDLLDEAVERATKLVRDKNPKLSDLDAVKIGETVGIGAVKYADLSKNRTSDYVFDWDNMLSFEGNTAPYLQYAYTRVQSVFKKVGDWNVQAALKLEQPLEQQLAVELLKFEDVLQSVAETSFPHYLANYLYQLATLFSRFYEACPILKAEGDVRDSRLKLAQLTGETLKMGLDLLGIDVLDVM
- a CDS encoding acyltransferase family protein yields the protein MKRNISLDFFRGIMSIAVALGHFFHWNGQTSKMPLSFILAVDFFLVLSGFVISASVFNKENFNTYKFIKSRYFRLIPVYLFCVIITLIPQYFFAENFVKPNSLDVIRILSIGEMLPMNNLRFIYFEPLGISYTISAEFWVGVLLFPLVFVIRKYASQLLLPVLIIFSLFAFLKIVNDTSDFLRIHYALAYPFITYGVIRCLLDYSLGVIAYTIFEQRTTNNEQRTTNNEQRTTNNEQLGNRVSTYCISSMFLIV
- a CDS encoding pseudouridine synthase, whose translation is MLIALNKPYGVICQFSPHEKYRTLKDFVNVPNVYPAGRLDTDSEGLLLLTDDGKQQARITDPRNKIVKTYWAQLEGSPDADKLARLQQPLDLGDFVAQPAQIRLLETNEIAQIWTRHPPIRERKTVPDFWLQIQIREGKNRQVRRMTAKAGYPCLRLIRVGIGRVNLFDLGLELGQWQECKTLP
- a CDS encoding ParB/RepB/Spo0J family partition protein; translated protein: MAIKSKGGLGRGLDALISISPASYDEESGDRLTTLPIADITPGKYQARVQMDDAALTDLAESIRAQGVIQPVIVREQGGQLYELIAGERRWRAAQLAGLTEIPVVIKNVDDRSTMAMGLIENMQRENLNPIEEAQGLKRLIDEFELTHETVAEAIGRSRSSISNSLRLLKLPEPVQDLLFKRHLEMGHARALLSLPVAEQLDLAHKAVKNGWSVREMERRSQSLMTGKKTETTKRIDPDVNRLTDALIQQIGVAAEIKTRDRKRGKIILNFDNADTFEMLMKKLGVTIDK